One stretch of Halichoerus grypus chromosome 10, mHalGry1.hap1.1, whole genome shotgun sequence DNA includes these proteins:
- the MATN3 gene encoding matrilin-3, translated as MPRHLSGLLLLLWPLLLLPPTPAAPGPLARPGLRRLGARGPGGSPGRRPAPAAPTGAPYSGASQRGGARGAGVCKSRPLDLVFIIDSSRSVRPLEFTKVKTFVSQIIDTLDIGAADTRVAVVNYASTVKIEFHLQTHSDKQSLKRAVARITPLSTGTMSGLAIQTAMDEAFTVEAGARGPTSNIPKVAIIVTDGRPQDQVNDVAARARASGIELYAVGVDRADMESLKMIASEPLDEHVFYVETYGVIEKLSSRFQETFCASDPCALGTHQCQHVCISDGEGKHHCECSQGYSLNADRKTCSAIDKCALNTHGCEHICVNDRTGSYHCECYEGYTLNEDKKTCSAQDQCAFGTHGCQHICVNDRDGSHHCECYEGYTLNADNKTCSVRSKCALGSHGCQHLCVDDGAAAYHCDCYAGYTLNEDKKTCSAIEEARRLISTEDACGCEAALAFQDRVNSYLQRLNAKHILSGRFSALSHPSSESVDGRKELADERGDSSRQLVKSRFHNVTWYHLRNFRNEFCN; from the exons ATGCCGCGCCACCTCTCGGGACTGCTCCTGCTGCTGtggccgctgctgctgctgccaccgACCCCTGCCGCCCCCGGCCCCCTGGCCCGCCCGGGCTTGCGGAGGCTGGGGGCTCGGGGCCCAGGGGGCAGCCCCGGGCGCCGCCCTGCTCCGGCCGCCCCCACCGGCGCGCCCTATTCCGGGGCCAGCCAGCGCGGCGGGGCCCGCGGCGCAG GTGTTTGCAAGAGCAGGCCCTTGGATTTGGTGTTTATCATCGATAGTTCTCGCAGTGTGCGGCCCCTGGAGTTCACCAAGGTGAAAACCTTTGTCTCCCAGATAATTGACACTCTGGACATTGGGGCGGCGGACACACGGGTGGCAGTGGTGAACTATGCCAGCACTGTGAAGATTGAGTTCCACCTCCAGACCCACTCAGATAAGCAGTCCCTGAAACGGGCCGTGGCCCGGATCACCCCCTTGTCAACAGGCACCATGTCAGGCCTGGCTATCCAGACAGCGATGGATGAGGCCTTCACAGTGGAGGCAGGTGCTCGGGGGCCCACTTCCAACATCCCTAAGGTGGCCATCATCGTGACAGACGGGAGGCCCCAGGACCAGGTGAATGATGTGGCGGCTCGGGCCCGGGCATCTGGTATTGAGCTCTATGCCGTGGGTGTGGACCGGGCCGACATGGAGTCCCTCAAGATGATTGCCAGTGAGCCCCTAGATGAACACGTTTTCTACGTGGAGACCTATGGGGTCATTGAGAAACTTTCCTCTAGATTCCAGGAGACCTTTTGCG CTTCGGACCCGTGTGCCCTTGGCACGCACCAGTGCCAGCACGTGTGTATCAGTGATGGAGAAGGCAAGCACCACTGTGAGTGTAGCCAAGGGTACTCCTTGAACGCCGATAGGAAGACGTGTTCAG CTATCGATAAGTGTGCTCTGAACACTCATGGATGTGAACACATCTGTGTGAACGACAGAACTGGTTCTTACCATTGTGAGTGCTACGAAGGTTATACCCTGAACGAAGACAAGAAGACGTGTTCAG ctcAAGACCAATGTGCCTTTGGTACACATGGCTGTCAGCACATTTGTGTGAATGACAGAGATGGGTCCCATCACTGTGAATGCTACGAGGGTTATACTCTGAATGCAGATAATAAAACGTGTTCAG TTCGCAGCAAGTGTGCTCTGGGCTCGCATGGTTGCCAGCACCTTTGTGTGGACGACGGGGCCGCGGCCTACCACTGCGATTGTTACGCGGGCTACACCCTGAATGAAGACAAGAAGACGTGTTCAG CCATTGAAGAAGCACGAAGACTCATCTCCACAGAAGATGCTTGTGGATGTGAAGCCGCACTGGCATTCCAGGATAGGGTCAACTCCTATCTGCAGAGACTGAATGCCAAACATATCCTTTCTGGAAGGTTTTCTGCTTTAAGCCACCCCAG TTCAGAATCTGTAGATGGACGGAAGGAGTTAGCTGATGAGCGAGGTGATAGCTCTAGACAACTGGTCAAAAGCAGATTTCACAATGTAACATGGTACCATCTAAGGAACTTTCGAAATGAGTTCTGTAACTAA